The Lewinellaceae bacterium genome includes a region encoding these proteins:
- a CDS encoding TetR/AcrR family transcriptional regulator, whose protein sequence is MNLKHNREKVIETGLNLFCSKGYSNLGIDEICKTTGMTKGAFYNAFKSKEQFLLTTITAYGEITINHLNKKLNHNKNKAIDRLLGMYENMFDMQPGNNYTGCMINNIMSELGSTNEIVSKATAIEFERFLSIIEPVVAEAQKDGDIINSVNSLAITELLHSTFYGALTRAKSTREFNHGKETMTLLINSLKQK, encoded by the coding sequence ATGAATTTAAAACACAATAGAGAGAAAGTGATTGAAACAGGGCTTAATCTATTCTGTTCAAAAGGATATTCTAATTTGGGCATAGATGAGATATGCAAGACTACCGGAATGACCAAAGGAGCTTTCTATAATGCCTTCAAGAGTAAAGAACAATTTTTACTTACAACTATTACAGCATATGGAGAAATAACAATCAATCACTTAAATAAAAAGTTAAATCACAATAAAAACAAGGCCATTGATAGATTATTAGGCATGTATGAAAATATGTTTGATATGCAGCCTGGCAATAATTACACTGGTTGCATGATTAACAATATAATGTCTGAACTTGGTTCAACAAATGAAATAGTTAGCAAAGCTACTGCTATTGAATTTGAAAGATTTTTAAGCATTATAGAACCTGTTGTTGCGGAAGCACAAAAGGACGGAGATATAATTAACTCTGTCAATTCTTTAGCCATAACAGAACTCTTACATTCTACTTTTTATGGTGCATTAACTAGAGCTAAAAGTACAAGAGAATTTAATCATGGAAAAGAAACCATGACTCTATTAATTAATTCATTAAAACAAAAATAA
- a CDS encoding protein-L-isoaspartate(D-aspartate) O-methyltransferase, whose translation MKDSYLQKGKRRKLVEGIRKKGISDERVLKAMEELPRHFFMAKDFESWAYEDKAFPIGNDQTISQPYTVAYQTALLEVQPREKILEIGTGSGYQASILSLLGGRVYTIERQKELYDKARKLFKKLGFGGIRVFYKDGYLGLPEFAPFDKILVTAGASEIPRDLLKQLTIGGRMVIPVGKEVQTMYCITRLGEENFEEKAFADFRFVPFLKGIN comes from the coding sequence TTGAAGGATAGTTATTTGCAAAAAGGAAAGCGACGTAAGCTTGTAGAGGGAATCCGTAAAAAAGGGATCAGCGATGAACGGGTGCTCAAAGCAATGGAGGAATTGCCAAGGCATTTTTTTATGGCCAAAGATTTTGAATCCTGGGCCTATGAAGATAAAGCTTTCCCCATTGGGAATGATCAGACTATTTCTCAACCCTACACGGTTGCCTATCAGACTGCGTTACTGGAGGTGCAGCCGAGGGAAAAAATTCTTGAAATAGGGACTGGTTCCGGGTATCAGGCTTCGATCCTCTCCTTGCTGGGCGGGCGGGTTTATACCATCGAAAGGCAAAAGGAACTTTATGATAAAGCCCGGAAACTGTTTAAAAAATTAGGCTTTGGCGGCATAAGGGTTTTTTATAAGGACGGGTACCTGGGATTGCCTGAGTTCGCCCCTTTTGACAAAATACTGGTAACCGCCGGCGCATCGGAAATTCCCAGGGATTTGTTGAAACAATTGACTATTGGGGGCCGAATGGTCATCCCGGTCGGCAAGGAAGTGCAGACGATGTATTGTATCACCCGTCTGGGAGAAGAAAATTTTGAAGAAAAAGCCTTCGCTGATTTCCGGTTTGTCCCTTTTCTAAAAGGAATCAACTAA
- a CDS encoding phosphoglucomutase/phosphomannomutase family protein, whose product MSTIKFGTDGWRAIIAKDFTVDNVKRVAEGTALWMKQKGETAAVIGHDCRFGGEMFAQTTAQVLGACGIKVFMPTGFTATPVVSFGVVQLNAGVGIVITASHNPPSYNGYKLKSKLGGPMFSDNVLEVEALIPAHPMEDLPALAELEAKGLLEYPDLESQYINHVRAHFDMNLINNAGFNIAYDAMYGSGKTVMAKLLPSAVLLHCDDNPGFNGIPPEPIHRNLLEFSQFIKDRPEIKVGVANDGDADRLGMYDENGHFVDAHHLLLLLLMYMHEYKKESGKVVVSFAVTDKMQALAEKYGLEIVYTQIGFKHICAYMIREKVLVGGEEAGGFAVAGHLPERDGIWTAMVILEYMAKTKKSLKQLVEDIHALVGSFAYDRDDLHITEELKQSISQRCRENPYTTFGEYTVLDLLTIDGFKFMLDKGAWIMIRPSGTEPVLRVYAQAETQEKVRKLLDDAKVLMGVV is encoded by the coding sequence ATGTCAACAATAAAATTCGGAACAGACGGTTGGCGTGCCATAATTGCAAAAGATTTCACCGTTGATAACGTGAAACGTGTCGCAGAAGGTACCGCTTTATGGATGAAACAAAAAGGTGAAACGGCTGCTGTTATCGGCCACGACTGCCGGTTTGGGGGAGAGATGTTTGCCCAGACAACGGCACAGGTGCTGGGAGCCTGTGGCATCAAAGTTTTTATGCCCACAGGATTTACTGCAACGCCCGTTGTTTCCTTCGGGGTGGTTCAACTCAACGCAGGGGTGGGCATTGTCATTACGGCCAGTCACAATCCGCCCTCGTATAACGGGTATAAACTCAAATCAAAACTCGGAGGGCCCATGTTTTCCGATAATGTGCTTGAGGTGGAAGCCCTTATTCCAGCGCATCCAATGGAAGATTTGCCGGCATTAGCGGAGCTCGAAGCAAAAGGATTGCTGGAATATCCTGACCTGGAATCCCAATACATCAACCATGTCCGGGCTCATTTCGACATGAACCTCATCAATAACGCCGGGTTTAATATCGCATACGACGCTATGTATGGATCGGGCAAAACTGTCATGGCAAAATTGTTACCGAGTGCTGTTTTGCTCCATTGTGACGACAATCCCGGCTTTAACGGTATCCCGCCAGAGCCTATCCACAGAAACCTGCTTGAATTTTCCCAATTCATCAAAGACCGCCCTGAAATCAAAGTAGGGGTTGCCAATGACGGAGACGCTGACCGACTGGGCATGTACGATGAAAACGGCCATTTTGTCGATGCCCACCACTTGCTGCTGTTGTTGCTGATGTACATGCACGAATACAAAAAGGAAAGTGGCAAAGTCGTGGTTTCTTTTGCCGTTACCGATAAAATGCAAGCCCTGGCAGAAAAATACGGACTTGAGATCGTGTACACCCAAATAGGGTTCAAACACATTTGCGCTTATATGATCCGGGAGAAGGTTTTAGTGGGGGGAGAAGAAGCCGGCGGATTTGCCGTGGCGGGCCACCTCCCCGAAAGAGATGGCATCTGGACCGCTATGGTCATCCTGGAATATATGGCTAAAACGAAAAAGTCACTCAAACAACTCGTTGAGGACATTCATGCCCTTGTCGGTTCTTTTGCCTACGACCGCGACGACCTGCACATTACTGAGGAACTCAAACAATCCATCAGCCAAAGATGCCGCGAGAATCCTTACACTACATTTGGCGAATATACCGTACTCGATTTACTCACTATTGATGGGTTCAAATTCATGCTGGACAAAGGAGCCTGGATCATGATCCGTCCGTCCGGCACAGAGCCTGTTCTTCGGGTATATGCCCAGGCAGAAACACAGGAAAAAGTCAGGAAATTACTGGATGACGCAAAAGTGTTGATGGGGGTCGTGTAA
- a CDS encoding T9SS type A sorting domain-containing protein, whose amino-acid sequence MKSRRLLFCLAFFCFSFLTQNLQAQPIDIDYHAGCRYAKEHVNLKPLTPEEKNLLTLSNGRSDTINILNFNITLDVTNFSQEKITGACEILLTPKVNEVDKITLDLLAFTIDSIVGPDHIPLEYAYNGFLIDVTFGDTLQIGDTTSLTVYYNGHPVVDPTGFGGFDFRDGIAYNLGIGLGSNPYNYGRGWFPCFDNFVERATYDLNVITYGNRRAFCIGTFLGETDLGDDHWLRSYRMAQELPTYLVGVAVGEYAVHHSTHEGAYGTIPVELIGFAGDTTSIKNSFAELGNAIDALEYWFGPYQWERVGYVMTSVGAMEHSTSIAFPLSSALSGANPSQNRLMAHELAHHWWGNITTLTTPSDMWIKEGNAEYGAQLFTEYAFGPEYFKEVVKDNHKTVLEDAHIDDDGYWPLSGIPYEHTYGTHSYQKGASMMHNLRAYLGDTLFSSGMTSILNSFQYDAVDAAAFRDHLTSVTGIDMTSFFDDWIYAPGYADYEINTVDVTENGDVFNVEVEIQQKLLAAPHFHTNTPMEITFFDENQNAQTKKFMVSGEISTAQFTLPFAPTVQVLNDNNLLNLGRTQNRFTIEQTGFTSIDYTHFFQFQVKEIQNPVMISVVHHLTAADPSESPYVEQVSSSHYWTVSGFTDEFFNAKVTLQYQGQNQNSLDYDLLEETEENLILLWRPTPEEAWQEYPYYDKLMLGSTTDGNGFIRMEPMMLGEYTFANGAFPLATANIEEPCQLSVFPNPASKAFYVEGALPGGEEARLVLYNVEGKALKTRTLSGLTDFSEFIELNDIPQGTYLIKLTTATGDELASEKVLVVE is encoded by the coding sequence ATGAAATCGAGACGTCTACTTTTTTGTCTGGCCTTTTTTTGTTTCTCCTTTTTAACTCAAAATTTACAAGCTCAGCCGATCGATATTGACTACCATGCCGGTTGTCGATACGCTAAGGAGCATGTAAATTTAAAGCCGTTAACCCCCGAAGAAAAAAACCTGCTTACCCTGAGCAACGGCCGAAGTGATACCATCAATATTCTGAATTTCAATATTACCCTGGATGTCACCAACTTCAGCCAGGAAAAGATCACTGGCGCCTGCGAAATATTACTCACCCCCAAGGTGAATGAGGTGGATAAAATCACCCTTGACCTGCTGGCCTTTACCATAGATTCTATTGTCGGTCCTGACCATATTCCCCTGGAATATGCCTACAACGGTTTTCTTATAGACGTGACTTTTGGGGATACCCTGCAGATTGGTGACACTACTTCCCTGACGGTCTATTACAATGGTCACCCGGTGGTGGATCCTACCGGTTTTGGTGGATTTGATTTCCGCGATGGCATTGCTTACAATCTCGGTATCGGATTGGGATCCAACCCTTATAACTATGGGCGCGGATGGTTCCCTTGTTTTGATAATTTTGTAGAAAGAGCGACTTACGATCTCAATGTGATCACTTACGGCAACCGCAGGGCCTTTTGCATAGGCACTTTCCTGGGAGAGACAGACCTGGGGGATGACCATTGGCTGAGAAGTTACCGCATGGCCCAGGAGTTGCCCACCTACCTGGTAGGAGTAGCCGTTGGAGAGTATGCCGTTCACCACAGTACCCACGAGGGTGCATACGGAACGATTCCGGTAGAATTGATCGGATTTGCAGGAGATACCACCAGTATAAAAAATTCTTTTGCCGAGTTAGGCAATGCTATTGACGCCCTGGAATATTGGTTCGGTCCTTACCAATGGGAAAGAGTAGGTTATGTAATGACCTCCGTGGGTGCCATGGAACATTCCACCAGCATTGCCTTCCCCCTGTCTTCGGCTCTCAGTGGCGCTAATCCATCCCAAAACCGTTTGATGGCTCATGAACTGGCCCACCACTGGTGGGGAAATATTACCACGTTAACCACCCCGTCGGATATGTGGATCAAAGAAGGGAATGCAGAATATGGTGCCCAACTGTTTACTGAATACGCTTTCGGGCCGGAATACTTTAAGGAGGTCGTCAAAGACAATCACAAGACAGTGCTCGAAGATGCTCACATTGATGATGATGGCTATTGGCCCCTTTCAGGCATACCCTATGAACATACTTACGGCACCCATTCTTACCAGAAAGGTGCTTCTATGATGCATAATCTTAGAGCTTACCTGGGGGACACTCTCTTTTCCTCCGGCATGACCTCTATCCTGAATTCCTTTCAATACGACGCGGTGGATGCCGCAGCTTTCAGAGATCACCTTACCAGCGTTACGGGTATTGACATGACTTCTTTTTTTGACGACTGGATCTATGCTCCGGGTTATGCGGACTATGAGATCAATACGGTAGATGTAACCGAAAATGGAGATGTGTTCAACGTGGAAGTGGAAATTCAGCAAAAACTTTTGGCCGCCCCGCATTTTCATACCAATACGCCTATGGAAATCACTTTTTTTGATGAGAACCAGAATGCTCAAACAAAAAAATTCATGGTATCAGGTGAAATCAGCACAGCACAATTCACCCTCCCGTTTGCCCCGACTGTTCAGGTTTTAAACGACAATAACCTGCTCAACCTGGGGCGCACGCAAAACCGTTTTACGATTGAACAAACAGGCTTTACCAGTATAGACTACACTCATTTTTTTCAGTTCCAGGTAAAAGAAATCCAGAACCCGGTCATGATCAGTGTGGTGCATCATCTCACCGCCGCCGATCCGTCCGAAAGTCCTTACGTGGAGCAGGTTTCTTCCAGCCATTACTGGACGGTGAGTGGCTTCACAGATGAATTTTTCAATGCAAAAGTCACCCTTCAGTACCAGGGACAAAATCAAAACTCCCTCGATTATGATCTTTTGGAAGAGACAGAAGAAAACCTCATCTTATTGTGGCGCCCCACCCCGGAAGAGGCGTGGCAGGAATATCCTTATTACGATAAATTAATGCTCGGTTCCACTACTGACGGTAACGGGTTCATCAGAATGGAGCCCATGATGCTTGGAGAATACACCTTTGCCAATGGAGCATTTCCACTTGCCACTGCCAATATAGAGGAACCCTGCCAACTTTCTGTATTTCCCAATCCGGCAAGTAAAGCATTTTATGTGGAAGGGGCATTGCCCGGGGGAGAGGAAGCAAGGCTTGTCTTGTACAATGTTGAAGGGAAAGCCCTTAAAACAAGAACACTTTCCGGTTTGACGGATTTTTCGGAATTCATTGAATTAAACGACATCCCACAGGGCACTTATCTGATAAAATTGACCACAGCAACAGGGGATGAACTGGCCAGTGAAAAAGTACTTGTAGTAGAATAA
- a CDS encoding DinB family protein has translation MYHSEVIAQLKRNKAIFEHQFKGLTNLQYSWKPAPEKWCLLEILCHLHDEEVEDFRARVKHVLETPEAPMPPIDPEGWVTARKYAEADFEERLDAFLTERQNSIDWLESLEDPKWTNVYHHPALGAMSAQKFLSNWLTHDLLHFRQIGNVKFFYLQYITGEDLSYAGNW, from the coding sequence ATGTATCATTCAGAAGTCATAGCGCAACTCAAAAGGAACAAGGCCATTTTTGAACATCAATTCAAAGGCCTCACCAACCTGCAATACAGCTGGAAACCTGCTCCGGAAAAATGGTGCCTGCTGGAAATCCTCTGTCATTTGCACGATGAAGAAGTGGAGGATTTTCGGGCCAGGGTAAAACATGTGCTGGAAACGCCGGAAGCTCCCATGCCTCCCATAGACCCCGAGGGATGGGTCACCGCAAGAAAATATGCTGAAGCTGATTTTGAAGAACGACTGGACGCCTTTTTGACAGAGCGTCAAAATTCCATCGACTGGCTGGAATCCCTCGAGGATCCGAAATGGACCAATGTTTACCACCATCCTGCTTTGGGCGCCATGTCTGCTCAAAAGTTCCTGTCCAACTGGCTCACCCACGACCTCCTTCATTTTCGTCAGATTGGGAATGTGAAATTTTTCTACCTGCAATATATTACCGGGGAAGATTTGAGCTATGCGGGGAATTGGTGA
- a CDS encoding GNAT family N-acetyltransferase codes for MNFQCLPFEQLSLGQLYKIMKLRQEVFVVEQNCPYLDADDKDQESFHLVSWDENGEALAYVRLLPKGLSYPEYASIGRVVTSAKIRRSGGGKQLMQEALLWAKKLFGDTPVKISAQSYLLSFYRNLGFEPIGEEYLEDDIPHRAMILRD; via the coding sequence ATGAATTTTCAATGTCTTCCCTTTGAGCAGCTTTCTTTGGGACAGCTTTATAAAATAATGAAATTAAGGCAGGAAGTTTTTGTGGTAGAGCAAAATTGCCCCTACCTGGATGCTGATGATAAGGATCAGGAATCTTTTCACCTGGTGAGTTGGGATGAGAATGGGGAGGCTTTGGCCTATGTGAGATTGTTGCCCAAAGGTTTATCCTATCCTGAGTATGCCTCGATTGGCAGGGTGGTAACTTCAGCTAAAATTCGTCGCTCCGGCGGGGGAAAACAACTGATGCAGGAAGCGCTACTTTGGGCAAAAAAACTATTCGGAGATACTCCCGTCAAAATTTCCGCCCAGAGTTACCTGTTAAGCTTTTACCGCAATTTGGGATTTGAACCCATTGGGGAGGAGTATTTAGAGGATGATATTCCGCATAGGGCCATGATCCTACGGGATTAA
- a CDS encoding diacylglycerol kinase family protein: MLGKRIKSFKFAFKGIISMFRSEPNARIHLVAMVLVIAAGFYFSIQPGQWIALVLCIGFVFAAEAFNTALEALTDLVSPEFHPLAEKAKDVAAAAVLISAITAIIVGLFVFLPELFSIIK, encoded by the coding sequence ATGTTAGGAAAAAGAATCAAAAGTTTCAAATTTGCTTTCAAAGGAATCATTTCCATGTTTCGCTCCGAGCCCAATGCCCGGATTCACCTTGTAGCCATGGTGCTTGTCATAGCCGCTGGATTTTACTTTTCTATCCAGCCGGGGCAATGGATCGCCCTTGTTTTGTGCATAGGTTTTGTCTTCGCCGCCGAAGCTTTTAATACTGCCCTCGAAGCCCTCACTGACCTGGTCTCACCGGAGTTTCATCCTTTGGCAGAAAAGGCGAAAGACGTAGCCGCGGCGGCGGTTCTAATAAGCGCCATAACTGCGATAATTGTAGGATTGTTCGTATTTTTGCCCGAGCTTTTTTCGATCATAAAATAA
- a CDS encoding histidine triad nucleotide-binding protein gives MKKIKKLSEKSPFEKIVDRELPATIVYEDEDIIAFLPLKLQAPVHILIVPKKRIPTVNDIEEEDIPLIGKMYYVAKLLAKEKGIDESGYRLCMNTNEDAGQSVFHIHLHLLGGEKLSPMIPKKD, from the coding sequence ATGAAAAAAATAAAAAAACTGTCGGAGAAATCTCCTTTTGAAAAAATCGTGGACCGGGAATTACCTGCCACCATTGTGTATGAGGATGAAGACATCATTGCCTTCCTTCCATTGAAACTTCAGGCTCCGGTTCATATTTTGATCGTTCCCAAAAAAAGAATTCCCACTGTCAATGATATCGAAGAAGAGGATATTCCCCTTATCGGAAAGATGTATTACGTAGCGAAATTGCTTGCCAAAGAAAAAGGGATTGATGAAAGCGGGTACAGGTTGTGTATGAATACCAATGAAGACGCGGGCCAGAGTGTGTTCCATATTCATCTGCATCTGCTGGGAGGAGAAAAGTTGAGCCCCATGATTCCTAAAAAGGATTGA
- the yddG gene encoding aromatic amino acid DMT transporter YddG produces MRLNKYTLFGFLAVFLWSATVALVRSISEQLGPVTAGAAVYLTGGILACTYWWSQNKFVFSKERFPVKYFFSTGSLFLIYTLNLFLALGLAKDRIQAIELGLVNYLWPGLTILLSLLIFSRKVTLGLIPGTLLAFVGIFLVLIPSGNFSWPVFLQHIIDNPIAYFCGLIAAFSWAFYSNLTRLWKSVEDAGYVPFYILITGVFLLLLSMVFPEKSQWGWGVLGEVLFLSFTTVLAYAFWEMSMQKGDIALVLPFTYLTPLFSTLVSSVYLGVFPDARLWVGCIALVTGSFISWKSMR; encoded by the coding sequence ATGCGTTTAAACAAGTATACCCTTTTCGGTTTTTTAGCGGTTTTTCTATGGAGTGCTACGGTTGCCCTGGTACGCAGTATATCCGAGCAACTGGGGCCGGTAACTGCGGGAGCTGCAGTTTATCTTACCGGAGGGATATTGGCGTGTACCTATTGGTGGTCACAAAATAAGTTCGTCTTCAGCAAGGAACGGTTTCCCGTGAAATATTTTTTCAGCACCGGTTCCCTTTTTTTGATTTATACACTCAACCTGTTCCTGGCCTTAGGCCTTGCAAAAGACAGGATTCAAGCCATAGAGCTGGGGCTGGTCAATTACCTTTGGCCAGGGCTGACCATTTTATTGTCCCTGTTAATCTTTTCCCGAAAAGTTACTTTAGGGTTGATTCCAGGAACCCTTTTGGCTTTTGTGGGTATCTTCCTCGTACTCATTCCTTCGGGAAATTTTAGCTGGCCGGTTTTTCTGCAGCACATCATCGACAATCCAATCGCCTATTTTTGCGGGCTGATCGCTGCCTTTTCGTGGGCCTTTTATTCTAATCTTACGCGATTGTGGAAAAGTGTGGAGGATGCCGGTTATGTGCCTTTTTATATTTTAATCACCGGCGTCTTTTTACTTTTGCTCAGTATGGTATTTCCTGAAAAGAGTCAATGGGGATGGGGAGTGCTGGGGGAGGTGTTGTTTTTGAGTTTTACGACGGTATTGGCCTATGCTTTCTGGGAAATGTCTATGCAAAAAGGCGATATTGCATTAGTTTTACCGTTTACTTATTTGACCCCTTTGTTTTCTACCCTGGTAAGCTCCGTTTATCTGGGCGTTTTTCCCGATGCACGGTTATGGGTCGGGTGCATAGCCCTGGTCACAGGATCATTTATCAGCTGGAAATCGATGAGGTAG
- a CDS encoding sulfatase-like hydrolase/transferase: MAYFSVARLIFLIYNYDKTLAVSSTGQVMDIFLHGLKMDASVTGYFLILPVVYFILSSFFKGNKFGPFIKYYTFFILFITTILMATDLRIYHHWGYRLDVSPFLYLKNPEEAVNFISFAELAVGIPAILIMTGLCYYAFDKILKPASVSHKRSWIVTPLTFIALGILLIIPIRGGVGLSPLNESSVYFSTNNYCNQGATNVFWNVAHSITELDKQQHSYKHMPEGLAQSIVDDLYRPAKKTKKILKKKRPNIVLVVMESMTKKMLYSERDSIVITPHLNQYGKEGIYFSNFFGSGERTDKGLVAILSGYPPIPASSITNSPKKVDQLPSLLKTLKTVGYHTSFYYGGDINFANIKSYIIHCGPDVMVDKTSFPSKYYDAKWGVHDHLLFEKVYEDMQSDTSPWIKTILTLSNHEPFDVPQPMIFDGDDPERLFANAANYADNALFEFIECLRETPDWKNTLVILVADHSTVLPFYSSHYELARFEIPMIWLGGALKSGKQTISKFGDQTDISYTLLKQLNVTNEEYHFGKDLFAKDSPSFAYYVFNKGFGFVSDSITLIYDNKNKEYLVHDLFSDDFPEGVGKAHQQVISRDFNEK, from the coding sequence ATGGCGTATTTTTCCGTCGCCAGATTGATCTTTTTGATATACAACTATGATAAAACCTTAGCCGTTTCGTCTACCGGGCAGGTTATGGACATTTTTCTGCATGGACTGAAAATGGATGCTTCCGTTACGGGATACTTCCTTATTTTACCGGTGGTGTATTTCATACTCAGTTCATTTTTTAAAGGCAACAAATTCGGGCCTTTTATCAAATACTACACTTTTTTTATTCTTTTTATCACCACCATACTGATGGCTACCGATTTGCGTATTTACCATCATTGGGGGTACCGGCTCGATGTTTCGCCATTCCTGTACCTGAAGAACCCTGAAGAAGCGGTGAATTTTATTTCTTTCGCTGAACTTGCCGTAGGTATTCCTGCCATCCTGATCATGACGGGCCTGTGTTATTACGCTTTTGATAAAATCCTCAAACCCGCATCGGTCAGCCACAAAAGAAGCTGGATCGTTACCCCTTTGACTTTTATAGCCTTGGGAATATTGCTCATCATTCCCATTCGGGGAGGAGTGGGGCTCAGCCCGTTGAACGAAAGCAGCGTATATTTCAGCACGAATAATTATTGTAACCAGGGGGCCACCAATGTTTTTTGGAATGTGGCCCATTCCATTACGGAACTCGATAAACAGCAGCATTCCTACAAACACATGCCCGAAGGACTGGCACAATCCATTGTGGATGATCTTTACCGTCCGGCAAAAAAAACGAAGAAAATATTAAAGAAAAAACGTCCCAATATAGTCCTGGTCGTGATGGAAAGCATGACAAAGAAGATGTTGTACAGCGAAAGAGACTCCATAGTCATTACCCCTCATTTGAATCAATACGGAAAAGAAGGGATTTATTTTTCCAATTTTTTTGGCAGCGGTGAACGCACGGACAAAGGGCTGGTGGCTATTTTGAGCGGGTATCCGCCGATACCTGCAAGTTCCATTACCAATTCACCCAAAAAGGTAGACCAATTGCCGTCCTTGTTGAAAACTTTAAAAACGGTGGGCTACCATACTTCTTTTTATTATGGAGGAGACATCAATTTTGCCAACATAAAATCCTATATTATTCATTGTGGACCAGACGTGATGGTGGATAAAACCTCCTTTCCTTCGAAATATTATGACGCCAAGTGGGGAGTGCACGATCATCTTCTTTTCGAAAAGGTTTATGAAGATATGCAGTCTGATACCTCTCCATGGATCAAAACTATTTTGACGCTCAGCAACCACGAACCTTTTGATGTACCCCAACCCATGATCTTCGACGGAGATGATCCGGAACGCTTGTTTGCCAATGCGGCCAATTATGCAGACAATGCCCTCTTCGAATTCATTGAATGCTTACGCGAAACGCCCGACTGGAAGAACACCCTTGTCATTTTGGTGGCTGATCACAGCACCGTTTTGCCTTTTTATTCAAGTCATTACGAGTTGGCCAGGTTTGAAATCCCAATGATTTGGTTAGGGGGTGCCTTAAAATCAGGCAAACAGACCATTTCGAAATTTGGAGACCAGACGGATATTTCCTATACGCTACTCAAACAGCTGAATGTCACCAATGAGGAATATCACTTCGGGAAAGACCTCTTTGCCAAGGATTCTCCTTCCTTTGCTTATTACGTTTTTAATAAGGGTTTCGGTTTTGTCAGCGACAGTATTACCCTCATCTATGACAATAAAAATAAAGAATACCTGGTCCATGACCTCTTTTCTGATGATTTTCCGGAAGGGGTCGGGAAAGCCCATCAGCAGGTGATCTCCCGGGATTTTAACGAGAAATAG
- a CDS encoding DUF2027 domain-containing protein — translation MLYAVGTKVKFLHTGDVGTVAGLLEGNMLNVRLLDGMEIPAFIEDLQRLDGEEDPGRVKAKIVPGKQVKKPSAPIDLRARQQYSILKSYGLQLVFDPVLRTDGTTEKFELFLINDTKYDCLFTLTLSINGYVEERYNGKIDGETMFPVGEMLYDELNDAPEVEIECWRITTMGTGTRLHKILKIKAKQFFNSLKTAPILNKQVHLYRIFENLDDTDSLREKQEQEDLRSYTKRSAGLKPVQQGNLKRMGHEVEAMANFTTELDLHIEKLVSNSAKMKNAEIVRIQIAAFDQYLSQAIRLGVDRVFIIHGLGEGKLKDLIASRLIQMPEVTSFKNEFHPRYGYGATEVIFKED, via the coding sequence ATGTTATACGCGGTCGGGACTAAAGTCAAATTTTTGCACACCGGGGATGTGGGTACCGTAGCGGGGTTGCTGGAAGGCAATATGCTGAATGTACGGCTCCTGGATGGCATGGAAATCCCTGCATTTATAGAAGATCTCCAGCGTTTGGACGGTGAGGAAGATCCCGGCAGGGTAAAGGCGAAAATTGTTCCGGGGAAGCAGGTCAAAAAGCCATCAGCTCCCATTGACCTCCGTGCGAGGCAACAATATTCCATCCTGAAAAGTTACGGGCTCCAACTGGTATTTGACCCTGTACTTAGGACTGACGGTACGACAGAAAAGTTTGAACTGTTTTTGATCAATGATACCAAATACGATTGCCTTTTTACCCTGACCCTTTCCATCAACGGTTATGTGGAAGAACGCTATAACGGTAAAATTGACGGGGAGACTATGTTCCCGGTAGGTGAAATGCTTTATGATGAGCTCAACGATGCGCCCGAAGTAGAGATAGAATGTTGGCGCATTACGACGATGGGTACAGGCACGCGTTTGCATAAAATATTAAAGATCAAAGCCAAGCAGTTTTTCAATAGCCTGAAAACGGCGCCTATTCTCAATAAGCAGGTTCACCTTTATCGCATTTTTGAAAACCTGGATGACACGGACAGTCTGCGGGAGAAGCAGGAACAGGAGGATTTACGAAGCTACACGAAAAGAAGTGCCGGACTGAAACCCGTTCAGCAAGGTAATCTGAAAAGAATGGGGCACGAAGTGGAGGCAATGGCCAATTTTACGACTGAACTTGACCTGCATATAGAAAAACTGGTCAGCAATTCGGCGAAGATGAAAAATGCAGAGATCGTACGCATACAAATTGCTGCCTTCGACCAGTATTTGAGTCAGGCGATACGGCTTGGGGTTGATAGGGTTTTTATCATCCATGGCCTGGGAGAAGGAAAGCTCAAAGACCTCATCGCCTCCAGGCTCATCCAGATGCCGGAAGTGACTTCATTCAAAAACGAATTCCATCCAAGATACGGATATGGGGCCACTGAGGTTATTTTTAAGGAGGACTAA